The following DNA comes from Camelina sativa cultivar DH55 chromosome 14, Cs, whole genome shotgun sequence.
TGGGGCTAGTGGGGATTTATAATCGGTCTTTTCACTAGAACGATTACATTTAGCTTCATCATTCATTCACCTCTTTCAAATGATTGGACAACCTGTTGAACTCGGCTGTTTTCCAAATCTGCTCAGAGAGCTTCTGAGTGAGGTCACTGCACCTATTTTCAGTGTTTCAAGCTCACTGGCACCTTTTCCACACAGCCCAGTTAGTATATCTTTTAGTATCTCAACTGTGTAAGATTGTATGTAATCTCCCTTAGGAGTTTTATATCATTGATAGGAGTTTATATAGTGTACAATGATATCGTAACTACCAAATATACTCTATACAACAATAAGATTTGGATATATTCATATCTAAACTAACAAACTGTAGGTTCCGCCTCAGCCTTTATATTAAGCTATCTATAACTTGAGACCATTGTCTGgtttttatacaaatatattcaACAACAGTGAAATAACAGAAGATTTACTGGTAATGAAGAAGACATGCCACTAtattgatgtgtctgcattttatagggttttaaccatagtttttacacttgttttgagtcttttgttaggtCCTAGtatgcttttagagtctttttagttttttgtgaGTCTTCacaggttctaggtgactttggaaggaatttgagagctttggggatgaaaacatggatctggagctaaattggttgaagactgatcaggctagcaagcagatggagtgaGAGCAGAAAAAGCATCCTGGATCGGCTGATCCTCATTCGGATCGACCAGTCTcgtacccgaagcaacttttcctttttcgttttaaaccaacttttagggttttattttactatttaagcacgaggctcAACCTCTAGAAAGACAACTATTATtctacgcagcttttgagtacttgtaagcttgggagaagatctctaatcctttgtatctctttggagaagatttctgaacccttttacttctctttgcaattcaattatgattTCTTCATCCTTGTTTTACTGTTCTTTTACTTCTATGTCTTAGTACtctctctgttgggtttcgggtttctaAAGGGGTTTTCATGATTCTCTGAatttaggttgctagatttgggattgatctattgtgttcttcttctattgTTGATTAtaatgcttaaactagattagctacctagtttatgattgtaggttaaattcatctaggcatcaaaagtgttgttgaattacttgaaaagaacataggagagcaaggtgatccttagccaacgaaagttgaagttgaggcaccttgtgaacagaaCAAACTTGAACATTTATTGCTTGTTTGGTTTGCTAGGTCCAAAcaacggtttagggtttagtgaattcattgcatagatagttaacgctgcgaaagtaggttagctttacaatcgtgatttgagttctagaacggtgtctaatgcaTCCCCATCTAACCACCTTAGTCCAAGATTATATTCTCCATAGATTCTTTGTGCCCAATATCCTTCCTTGATTgcaaaactcttatttattttctgtttttaatcgATTACTTGAAACACAATCTTTCTTTTTGCCTTAGCTATATTTAAATCTATACAATTTTATAGTGCATGGCTTGGTCTCtttggattcgatcctgaagtgttacaacgataccactagatcgtgttGGAGTACACATTAGATTTAATTGACCTTGTTGGTCACATATCTGTGTTCTCAACTACGCTTTCATTCTTTTAACTTATAAGAATATGGGGTTTTCTATACAATACAGAGAAGAGATACATGACTTCGAGATCCCCATATCTTGAATAAAGAACAATTATATTAAGCTATCTATAACTCGAGACCACTGTTAGAACTTGGACTTATTCAACATTCTTGGAACTTATATACATAGTAAGTAACATCTGTGCATTAATGTTCACCAAGAGTTGCTGACGATGAGCGGTTCAAGAGCATAGCCTTCTTTGATGCCCTAACGTTCTTCAGAGTCATCATGAGCTTTTGTCTCTCCCCTTCAACCTCTGCAAACTTGAGGCTTAGCTGAGAATAACGGTCATGCATTTCCCTAAGCTCTGTCTCCATAGATGAATACCGGCCTTTGGTCTCCAGCATTTCTTCAATTAGATTGTTTATGTCTCTGAAACTCTGGAAGATTGCTTCGTCATCGGTGTGTTGCTTCAAGAAAGAGCTGCAAATTCAGGTAAAAAGGAATAAGTTCAACGTCTAGTATAGAGTTTGACTCGTTCCTGCAGTATCTTGGTTTTACAAAGgcgaaaataaatataagaatcttGGATTCATGTACCTCTGGAAATGGATGGTTGATTTTCTCTTTCCACGCAATGCTTCAGCAAGTTCTATCTCCAGTGCAAGAACCCTTTCCAATGCGTTTCCGCAACTGAAGTTCTCAGAAGATAGAGGAAATATACTTTGAAGTTCTTCTTTTGCCTGTTGGAAAGATGATCATAAGACTTCTGGACACACATGTTTCAGTATATATCACAATCTCTAGAAGGTAAACATCCGCACCTGACGCAATTGTATCAGCTCGTGTTCCAAGCCCGGAAATCTGGCGTCTGAATCATTGTCATCTTGAGGTTGAAGTAGATTCTCATTCTTCATCCGTTCTAGCtgtaaagaagacaaaagaaatgATCCAGTGTCACAAACATAAAATCGTTCTGCAGATACTAACCAACAAGTAGACATTGTGATATAAAATTGCAATCCAATCCAACCAAAGTCAGATATTAATACATCCAATAATTTTAACTCCACTCATTAGAAATTCTAACCAGCAATCCAAATATTACCTCATTGTTCAAGTGATCCATGCTAGACCTTAAAGTCTCTGCCCTGAAATTATTATTGATCAAAGCAAGGCTTTCTTCACTTTTGTCCAGCACCATTGCTTCTCCTGAAGGTTGGTCTCCGTTCCCGTTTACATTGCTCAATTGAATAGCACCCTGATGAACAATAAACATGaattaaaaggtgtaaataTAATAAGCATAATAAACAACTAATCATAGCAGCACCTTCTTTCCCATTGAGTCACAGAAAACAATATGCCTAATATGTAACTAGGGAAATATTTACAGATAACATCGAAATACGTAGTAGGCTAGTCATTACCAGCTTGATTAATCACGTAAACTAGTTACACATAACATTTCATAAAGAGGATGGAGCAGAATTTTTAACATGACGAGTTGGAGCAGAACTAATTTTAATGATACCATGAACTTGAAGAAATCTAACTTCCAAATAACTACTAGTTTGACCTGATAGTTACCTCAATGTTTGACCTGGGACTGATGGTTCCCACTGTGGGAACAAAACAAGCACCATCCCTTTGCTCGTGGTTCAGCAAGTTGCCTGAAGACACTGCAGATATATTTTTGTCCGCCAACTCTGATACACGATCATCGATGCTCAATCTATCTTGTTCTCCCCTCTCAATATATTTATGAGAGCTGTAACACTGTACTACTTCTCTCAATGATTCTAACTCTTTGGCCATTTTCAAGTTTTCCTCTTTGCATTGCTGCTGAAGAGCTTCAAgcctctgtttttcttctttgcagcACTCAAGACTTAATAATGAACAATCCAGCTCAGCCTTCATCATGTCATAATCCGTCATTTTCTCACGTTTATCATGGATAACAGATTGTCGATCAGCCTCCAATTCCAATATTTTATCTTCCAGCTCTTTAGTTCTCTTAAAATGGCTGGATTCTGCCTTTTTCCTTGCTTCATTTTCATCAATGGCATCTTGTAATTTCATCAGAATCTCCTCACCATGCTTCTTGGACATGGTCAGTTGATATTGAAGTTCCTGCATCTTGGTTTCATACTGTTCTTTGATGAAAATGATTCTCAACGACTCCTGCTGTGAAGTTAGCGGGGCTTTATAGTCGGCCTTTTCACGGGCACGATTGCATTCAGCTTCAACATTGTCCTTAAGCTCTTGCAAATGATTGGACAAGCTTTTAAACTCCTCTGTTTTTAAAATCTGCTCAGAGAGCTTCTGAGTCAGATCACTGCACCTATTTTTCAATGTTTCAAGCTCACTGGCACTTTTTCCACACAGCCCAGTTAGTTTGTCTTTTAGTATCTCAACAGTGATTTCCGCCTCAGCCTTTAACACCgttaaattttctatttcttcttcatgCACAACCAACAAAGTTTTCAACTGCTCGACCTCATGAGCACATAAGCTTCTCTCAGGCAAACTTCTTTCTGCATTCTCATCCCTAGTTGCGTGCTCTTTGAGTTCAACTGACATTTCATCAATTCTATCCGCAAGAACTCTATTCTTAGCCATGGAAGACTCTAGTTCAGACTTTAAGTCTTCAAGACTAATCAATAACTGACTGTTTTCTTCCATATACCGCGTTTCGTTGACTAGACAGTGGTTAAGGGCAGATTCCACATCAGTGTGCTTCTTTTGAAACTCAAGGTGGCTCTTAGAGCAGTAGCTAAGTTGTTCTCCAAGGTCATTAATACAGATCTCAGACTGGATCTTTGTAAAAGTAAGCTGAACATCTGCAGCCACTAAACATTGATAAAGTTCTTCTATAAAAGAAGACTCTCGATGAGCATTTCTGACATACTCCAAACGTTGAAAAGACTTTTCAGATTCCAACACAGCTACCATCTTCTCCAAAAGTTCCACTTGAGATTTTTGCAAATCAAAGTTCTCCAACAACAAATGCTTTTCATCTAACTCAGAGGCAAGTTCTTCAACTCTGCTGTCTAAGTTGTTTCTCAAACTTCTCTCAATTTTCAATTCTGATTTTACAGAGTCGAGATCTGCCAACAACTTTATATTAGCATTCATATGCTGAGCTCCTACATTACGAGAGTCATTGAACGCATTCAGTACCTCAAAATGTTCCTTGTAGAGCTTGTCAGCATAAGTCTCCCATTCTGTTCTTGTGAAAACAACCTGGATATCTGCTGCTACTGAAAATTCCATCATTTCAAGTAACTGAGATTCCAAATCGGAAATATATGATGAATCACGATTCAAGCTTGTCAGAGATGTTTCATATCTTGTCAGACAAAGAGCGTGAGTTTCCTTCTCCAGCTCCAGATCGGACACCATTTGCTTAAGACGGACCAACTCAGAGCTTTGCTCATCAAAACTCATCAATTCGGAACTTTTCACAAGCAACTGAGACGTAAGATCTCCCATTTTAATTTCTAGTTCCTGCCTCAAGCTTTTTTCAAGTTCCAACTCGTGGTCAAATGTTGTCTTTAAATTTTCAAGCTCACGCACAAGACCCAACGTTTCCTGAGATTTATCCTGAAGAGAATCGAGAACACGTTTTTTTTCCTCAGCCAGTTCTTCCACAAGCAGCTTAGTTCTTCCATGTTCAACAGCTACAGAGCTTAATTCACTAATCTCTTGACCAAGTCCCTCATTCTTGGCAACAAGTAGATGTATTTCATTCTCAAAATAGCCAAGACGAGAAAGAAAGTCCATGTGACGGCTCTCATAGTTTTGTTCAGCTTCAGTAATAACCTTCATTTTGTCCATGATAGACTCAGTTTCCAACTGAAGTCTCTGTAGGAGGGTAGTGGAAGCTTCTAGTTTGGTGACCAGACAATGTACATCATTCTCATGCTTCTGCTTGAGCTCCATAACATCAGACTCAGCAGCCCTTACATATGACTCTGTCTTGGATTTTTCTTCCATCAGATCATTGTTCTCTGATATAAGTACGAAACATTTTTCACATATCTTACACAGGAATTTATCAAGCTGCTCNNNNNNNNNNNNNNNNNNNNNNNNNNNNNNNNNNNNNNNNNNNNNNNNNNNNNNNNNNNNNNNNNNNNNNNNNNNNNNNNNNNNNNNNNNNNNNNNNNNNNNNNNNNNNNNNNNNNNNNNNNNNNNNNNNNNNNNNNNNNNNNNNNNNNNNNNNNNNNNNNNNNNNNNNNNNNNNNNNNNNNNNNNNNNNNNNNNNNNNNNNNNNNNNNNNNNNNNNNNNNNNNNNNNNNNNNNNNNNNNNNNNNNNNNNNNNNNNNNNNNNNNNNNNNNNNNNNNNNNNNNNNNNNNNNNNNNNNNNNNNNNNNNNNNNNNNNNNNNNNNNNNNNNNNNNNNNNNNNNNNNNNNNNNNNNNNNNNNNNNNNNNNNNNNNNNNNNNNNNNNNNNNNNNNNNNNNNNNNNNNNNNNNNNNNNNNNNNNNNNNNNNNNNNNNNNNNNNNNTAATACAGATCTCAGACTGGATCTTTGTAAAAGTAAGCTGAACATCTGCAGCCACTAAACATTGATAAAGTTCTTCTATAAAAGAAGACTCTCGATGAGCATTTCTGACATACTCCAAACGTTGAAAAGACTTTTCAGATTCCAACACAGCTACCATCTTCTCCAAAAGTTCCACTTGAGATTTTTGCAAATCAAAGTTCTCCAACAACAAATGCTTTTCATCTAACTCAGAGGCAAGTTCTTCAACTCTGCTGTCTAAGTTGTTTCTCAAACTTCTCTCAATTTTCAATTCTGATTTTACAGAGTCGAGATCTGCCAACAACTTTATATTAGCATTCATATGCTGAGCTCCTACATTACGAGAGTCATTGAACGCATTCAGTACCTCAAAATGTTCCTTGTAGAGCTTGTCAGCATAAGTCTCCCATTCTGTTCTTGTGAAAACAACCTGGATATCTGCTGCTACTGAAAATTCCATCATTTCAAGTAACTGAGATTCCAAATCGGAAATATATGATGAATCACGATTCAAGCTTGTCAGAGATGTTTCATATCTTGTCAGACAAAGAGCGTGAGTTTCCTTCTCCAGCTCCAGATCGGACACCATTTGCTTAAGACGGACCAACTCAGAGCTTTGCTCATCAAAACTCATCAATTCGGAACTTTTCACAAGCAACTGAGACGTAAGATCTCCCATTTTAATTTCTAGTTCCTGCCTCAAGCTTTTTTCAAGTTCCAACTCGTGGTCAAATGTTGTCTTTAAATTTTCAAGCTCACGCACAAGACCCAACGTTTCCTGAGATTTATCCTGAAGAGAATCGAGAACACGTTTTTTTTCCTCAGCCAGTTCTTCCACAAGCAGCTTAGTTCTTCCATGTTCAACAGCTACAGAGCTTAATTCACTAATCTCTTGACCAAGTCCCTCATTCTTGGCAACAAGTAGATGTATTTCATTCTCAAAATAGCCAAGACGAGAAAGAAAGTCCATGTGACGGCTCTCATAGTTTTGTTCAGCTTCAGTAATAACCTTCATTTTGTCCATGATAGACTCAGTTTCCAACTGAAGTCTCTGTAGGAGGGTAGTGGAAGCTTCTAGTTTGGTGACCAGACAATGTACATCATTCTCATGCTTCTGCTTGAGCTCCATAACATCAGACTCAGCAGCCCTTACATATGACTCTGTCTTGGATTTTTCTTCCATCAGATCATTGTTCTCTGATATAAGTACGAAACATTTTTCACATATCTTACACAGGAATTTATCAAGCTGCTCGGTTATATCATGGGCCTCCAAATCAAGATCCACTCCCTCTTCCCACAGGGGCAACGAAACAAGTTTTTCATTGTAGCAGCCTAACGTGTTTCTCAACTTGTCTTTCAAACTACTGAAGTTCTGCTgtagattttcattttttgtgaCCAGATCATCAAGCTTACCTCTCACAGAATCAAACTCAGCCTGCACAGCAACAAGCCTTGtctgaaaatgatttttttccagCGCTTCTTTCTCCATAAGCACTGTAAGCTCTTTTTTCTCACAAATGCATGTCTCATAATTGGTCTTCCAATTCTTGGACTGCAACACTAGAGATTCAAGTTCATCAATCTTCTGCAGAAGGATAAGGTTCTCCTGAGTAATATTCTGCAAACTTGCTTCTACAATTTGATTCTGCATAGCTACAGTATTCCATTTGGCAATACATGTGGTTTTCTCCTCCTCCAGGGAGCAAACCTCGTCCAAAGTAATATCCAGCCTCTGCTTCAACATTTCCTTGGCCTCTGTTGAAAGCTCCAGCTGCCATCCTAGTTCATCAATTTTCGCTTTCATGATCCTTATGTCAACACTTGCTTCAATAAAAGTTTCCCGTAGAATGTTCGAGAATACTTCCAGATATAAGTTCCTTGAGTGCATCTCATAGAgttcttcttcaactttttgATATAGGCTTTCTTGCACATAAAGAGATCTCTTCAAATCTTCTAGAAGAATATCACCTTTTATGGGGTGTTCCTTCATCCCCTTTTTCTCATTCTGAAACTGTGTGAGTTTTACATCTCGAACTTCCTGTTTCTCAGGCTTTGAATCATCTGTTGACAGGATGCATTCGTGAAGGCTTTGTGGAGGGTCTGGAAAAGCTTGCTTAATGAGGTTCTCATTGGTCTCAAACATAGATACGACCTGGGATGAAAGCAATTCAAGATCCTTCTGTAGATGGTTGACAGCAATAGAATAATTTAAGCGGGCCCTTTTAAGTGCTGCCTCTGCAGCCATAGCTCGTTTATCCAGTTCTTCATTCAAAGAGTCTAAAGCTTTCTTCTCCTCACAAAATCGTAGTGTTTGCTCATTCATATCTTGGCGCAACGTTTCCATCTCAGCCTTCCCACCAGAGATACTATAGACGCACGTGGAATGTTCAGTCCTTAGACTCTGTAACTCTACAAGCAACTGCCTTTGAGTTTCCTCAAGCTCCTGGACCAGAGATTCATAATAGCATTCCATCTGATCCATTTTCTTGGTAAGGCTATCACGTTCAGCTTTAGACTCGTCGAGCCCTCGTACAAGCTCGAGTATCTTATCTCTCATGGCACTAGCAGATTCTGCTGAATTGGGTTCACGAGAAGTAAGATCAGGCATACCAAGATATTGAAGTGGATCGAGTTCTGGTTGATAAATATCAGTATCCAACTCGGAACCTGCCACACAATGCTCTGCTTTGGACAcgcctctctctttcttatcGGTCGTGGTAATAATCTCAGATGGTATTGTGCTGAAGTGAGATATAGGCTGGCCAATCTGCCTTTTAAAATCCTGTAGAACTCCAAGCAGAGACTCAAAGTCTGAGAGGAACACTCTTAAGTCTCTGTCATGGTTGCCATAGCTAACTTTGTTTTGTATCTCT
Coding sequences within:
- the LOC104740904 gene encoding myosin-10-like isoform X2; its protein translation is MSRLAKWKLEKAKVKVVFRLQFHATHVPQVGWDKLFISFIPADSVKATAKTTKALVRNGTCKWGDPIYETTRLLQDTRTKHYDEKLYKIVVAMGTSRSSILGEAMINLAEYADALKPFAVALPLQGCDSGAILHVTIQLLTSKTGFREFEQQRELSERGPSATPDNSSPDESSRGRISPSDETLFHVDKTNIRGSFKEKFRDNSLVEETVGRHDLDSGLGFDVSSNTSGSLSAEKHDISSTNELDSLKSVVSGDLSGVAQSPLKEKDGREWQHHSWGSDYLGRNSDLGNAIEDNNKLKGFLDDMESSINEIKIEVNSLQCHADDIGSKAQDFSQILISEIGSGDHLVREVSVLKSECSKLKEEMERLRSVKSHMLYNSKVQDNVPHSLQLRWLQGLLVVEDNIREIQNKVSYGNHDRDLRVFLSDFESLLGVLQDFKRQIGQPISHFSTIPSEIITTTDKKERGVSKAEHCVAGSELDTDIYQPELDPLQYLGMPDLTSREPNSAESASAMRDKILELVRGLDESKAERDSLTKKMDQMECYYESLVQELEETQRQLLVELQSLRTEHSTCVYSISGGKAEMETLRQDMNEQTLRFCEEKKALDSLNEELDKRAMAAEAALKRARLNYSIAVNHLQKDLELLSSQVVSMFETNENLIKQAFPDPPQSLHECILSTDDSKPEKQEVRDVKLTQFQNEKKGMKEHPIKGDILLEDLKRSLYVQESLYQKVEEELYEMHSRNLYLEVFSNILRETFIEASVDIRIMKAKIDELGWQLELSTEAKEMLKQRLDITLDEVCSLEEEKTTCIAKWNTVAMQNQIVEASLQNITQENLILLQKIDELESLVLQSKNWKTNYETCICEKKELTVLMEKEALEKNHFQTRLVAVQAEFDSVRGKLDDLVTKNENLQQNFSSLKDKLRNTLGCYNEKLVSLPLWEEGVDLDLEAHDITEQLDKFLCKICEKCFVLISENNDLMEEKSKTESYVRAAESDVMELKQKHENDVHCLVTKLEASTTLLQRLQLETESIMDKMKVITEAEQNYESRHMDFLSRLGYFENEIHLLVAKNEGLGQEISELSSVAVEHGRTKLLVEELAEEKKRVLDSLQDKSQETLGLVRELENLKTTFDHELELEKSLRQELEIKMGDLTSQLLVKSSELMSFDEQSSELVRLKQMVSDLELEKETHALCLTRYETSLTSLNRDSSYISDLESQLLEMMEFSVAADIQVVFTRTEWETYADKLYKEHFEVLNAFNDSRNVGAQHMNANIKLLADLDSVKSELKIERSLRNNLDSRVEELASELDEKHLLLENFDLQKSQVELLEKMVAVLESEKSFQRLEYVRNAHRESSFIEELYQCLVAADVQLTFTKIQSEICINDLGEQLSYCSKSHLEFQKKHTDVESALNHCLVNETRYMEENSQLLISLEDLKSELESSMAKNRVLADRIDEMSVELKEHATRDENAERSLPERSLCAHEVEQLKTLLVVHEEEIENLTVLKAEAEITVEILKDKLTGLCGKSASELETLKNRCSDLTQKLSEQILKTEEFKSLSNHLQELKDNVEAECNRAREKADYKAPLTSQQESLRIIFIKEQYETKMQELQYQLTMSKKHGEEILMKLQDAIDENEARKKAESSHFKRTKELEDKILELEADRQSVIHDKREKMTDYDMMKAELDCSLLSLECCKEEKQRLEALQQQCKEENLKMAKELESLREVVQCYSSHKYIERGEQDRLSIDDRVSELADKNISAVSSGNLLNHEQRDGACFVPTVGTISPRSNIEGAIQLSNVNGNGDQPSGEAMVLDKSEESLALINNNFRAETLRSSMDHLNNELERMKNENLLQPQDDNDSDARFPGLEHELIQLRQAKEELQSIFPLSSENFSCGNALERVLALEIELAEALRGKRKSTIHFQSSFLKQHTDDEAIFQSFRDINNLIEEMLETKGRYSSMETELREMHDRYSQLSLKFAEVEGERQKLMMTLKNVRASKKAMLLNRSSSATLGEH
- the LOC104740904 gene encoding myosin-10-like isoform X1, with amino-acid sequence MSRLAKWKLEKAKVKVVFRLQFHATHVPQVGWDKLFISFIPADSVKATAKTTKALVRNGTCKWGDPIYETTRLLQDTRTKHYDEKLYKIVVAMGTSRSSILGEAMINLAEYADALKPFAVALPLQGCDSGAILHVTIQLLTSKTGFREFEQQRELSERGPSATPDNSSPDESSRGRISPSDETLFHVDKTNIRGSFKEKFRDNSLVEETVGRHDLDSGLGFDVSSNTSGSLSAEKHDISSTNELDSLKSVVSGDLSGVAQSPLKEKDGREWQHHSWGSDYLGRNSDLGNAIEDNNKLKGFLDDMESSINEIKIEVNSLQCHADDIGSKAQDFSQILISEIGSGDHLVREVSVLKSECSKLKEEMERLRSVKSHMLYNSKVQDNVPHSLQLRWLQGLLVVEDNIREIQNKVSYGNHDRDLRVFLSDFESLLGVLQDFKRQIGQPISHFSTIPSEIITTTDKKERGVSKAEHCVAGSELDTDIYQPELDPLQYLGMPDLTSREPNSAESASAMRDKILELVRGLDESKAERDSLTKKMDQMECYYESLVQELEETQRQLLVELQSLRTEHSTCVYSISGGKAEMETLRQDMNEQTLRFCEEKKALDSLNEELDKRAMAAEAALKRARLNYSIAVNHLQKDLELLSSQVVSMFETNENLIKQAFPDPPQSLHECILSTDDSKPEKQEVRDVKLTQFQNEKKGMKEHPIKGDILLEDLKRSLYVQESLYQKVEEELYEMHSRNLYLEVFSNILRETFIEASVDIRIMKAKIDELGWQLELSTEAKEMLKQRLDITLDEVCSLEEEKTTCIAKWNTVAMQNQIVEASLQNITQENLILLQKIDELESLVLQSKNWKTNYETCICEKKELTVLMEKEALEKNHFQTRLVAVQAEFDSVRGKLDDLVTKNENLQQNFSSLKDKLRNTLGCYNEKLVSLPLWEEGVDLDLEAHDITEQLDKFLCKICEKCFVLISENNDLMEEKSKTESYVRAAESDVMELKQKHENDVHCLVTKLEASTTLLQRLQLETESIMDKMKVITEAEQNYESRHMDFLSRLGYFENEIHLLVAKNEGLGQEISELSSVAVEHGRTKLLVEELAEEKKRVLDSLQDKSQETLGLVRELENLKTTFDHELELEKSLRQELEIKMGDLTSQLLVKSSELMSFDEQSSELVRLKQMVSDLELEKETHALCLTRYETSLTSLNRDSSYISDLESQLLEMMEFSVAADIQVVFTRTEWETYADKLYKEHFEVLNAFNDSRNVGAQHMNANIKLLADLDSVKSELKIERSLRNNLDSRVEELASELDEKHLLLENFDLQKSQVELLEKMVAVLESEKSFQRLEYVRNAHRESSFIEELYQCLVAADVQLTFTKIQSEICINDLGEQLSYCSKSHLEFQKKHTDVESALNHCLVNETRYMEENSQLLISLEDLKSELESSMAKNRVLADRIDEMSVELKEHATRDENAERSLPERSLCAHEVEQLKTLLVVHEEEIENLTVLKAEAEITVEILKDKLTGLCGKSASELETLKNRCSDLTQKLSEQILKTEEFKSLSNHLQELKDNVEAECNRAREKADYKAPLTSQQESLRIIFIKEQYETKMQELQYQLTMSKKHGEEILMKLQDAIDENEARKKAESSHFKRTKELEDKILELEADRQSVIHDKREKMTDYDMMKAELDCSLLSLECCKEEKQRLEALQQQCKEENLKMAKELESLREVVQCYSSHKYIERGEQDRLSIDDRVSELADKNISAVSSGNLLNHEQRDGACFVPTVGTISPRSNIEGAIQLSNVNGNGDQPSGEAMVLDKSEESLALINNNFRAETLRSSMDHLNNELERMKNENLLQPQDDNDSDARFPGLEHELIQLRQAKEELQSIFPLSSENFSCGNALERVLALEIELAEALRGKRKSTIHFQSSFLKQHTDDEAIFQSFRDINNLIEEMLETKGRYSSMETELREMHDRYSQLSLKFAEVEGERQKLMMTLKNVRASKKAMLLNRSSSATLGEH